The genomic window CCCCCGGGATGCCTGGCGGAGAGCTTCGCGCCAGGCAGGTGAGTTTGAATCCTGACACCGATGGTGCGTCGCTCCCGGACACCCGCCCGGTGACGCTCTGTGGGCCGTGACCCCAGCCCCGCTGCCGGCCCAGGGCAAAGACCACGAAGCAGATGCCGGCCTTGGAAAGCACCAGGGCAAGGCCGATAAGGACGAGGTGAACGGTGTTGATGCACCAGGGGCAGGTTCTCCCCGCACCCACCGTGCCAGTTGTGACCATTTCTGGGTGCCACGTGCTGTCCGTGGGGCTGGGAGCTTCCCGccctgggaagggagcaggggacagCAGGTGAGTCCGGGGCTTCCCTGGGAAACTCTGTCCCCCCAAACCCACCCGCTCCCTGGCTCGAAGGGTGCagtgaccccttccccccccgccctccgGATATGGGGGTCCCTGTTACCCTTTTCTGCCCCCTGGATATGGgagaccccacccctgctcctggaTGTGTGGGATCTGTGCCCGGtagcagctctctctctcccccgcccccgcagcatCGCGGTGCCCCCCACGGTCCATCCCCTCTCACCTGTCACCGTGAGGTGGGTCCCAGGAGAACCGCGCCattgctcccattggccgtgttCTTCCGCACCCTGAGGTGGCAGACGTACTCTCCGGCGTCCGACTCCCGCAGCCGGTCGATGTGGATCGAGGCCGTTTGGCTCCCCCGCGGGTCCCCGACCAGGACGACGCGGGCCCCCGTAATCCGGGTGGGTGAACCCCTCGGTGTGATTGTAGATAAACTGGCCGTGGAACCCGAGTCTCCAGTAAACCCGGAGGTCCCGCAGCGGCTCGATCTCGCGGGGGTAGGTGAAGTTGCAGGGCAGGGTGACGGAGCCCCCGGCCGGCGCCGACAGGGACTCGGGCTGGGTCACCTGGTACCCGGCATCCTGAGCAGCCGCTGCAAAAGACCCCCAGAGACACAATCCCGTCACcgcggccggctcggggtcccagCCGCAGCCAGCGGGGCGCAaatgcccccagcccccttccggCCCCCTTCCAGCCCCCACGCTGCACGGAGCCAGCCGAgcccctgaccccccaccccattcccctgccccagccaggccctcctgtgcccccctccccattccccggcccagccagcccctccctgtgcccccccaccccattcccctgccccagccaggccctccctgtgccccccaccccattcccctgccccagccagcccctccctgtgccccctccccattcccctgccccacccgtcccctccccgtgcccccaccccattcccctgcccccaccagcccctccctgtgccccccaccccattcccctgccccagccagcccctccctgtgcccccctccccattcccctgccccacccatcccctccccgtgcccccaccccattcccccgCCCCAGAcagcccctccctgtcccccccaccccctgctgttcGGGTCTGGCCAGTGACTGTGGGCGTGCCCCAGTTCTGTGCCCCCCTGCGTCCCGCCCCAGGGCACTCACCCCCCGCCAGGGACAGCAGCATCAGCATCAGAAGCTCCCCGCTCATGGCCCCACTGCAGGCGACTCTGGCCCCACCGGctctgctccccccccacaccctccccttgCTCATTTGAGGAAGCTACTGACACCTTGGCCCTTCCTGTATGAAATCCTCACCCTGCCCTGGGCCTATGAGACACTGCGGGgcggaggtgcaggggtcaggactcctgggttctctttttggctttgggagggaagtgggggctgggagccaggactcctgggttctctccccggctctggaaggggagtgggggctggtgggttagagcggggccgggggggactgtctgcaggacacactcacccggcttcccccttcctgggtctgaccccggagcattcagcctcctctgcccctccgtgtgcttcccacagccagtccgcccaggcagggtcctggggaagccagggggtcctgccccccaactccgcagtcagacgggactctcagccagccagtaaaacagaaggtttattagacgacaggaacatggtctaaaacagagcttgcaggtgcagagaacgggacccctcagctgggtccattttgggggcagggagccagacaaccccgtctgcccttcactccatgtcccagccagcccccaaactgaaactccctccagcccctcctcctctgggctttgtccctttcccgggccaggaggtcaccggacccctttgttctccaaccctttagctctcaccttgcaggggggaaagggcccaggccatcagtggccaggaaacagggtgtcggccattctctgtgtccagcccctgcccacacctgccctctagggctctgcaaggatcatacacccttatcccaccctagagacttaagaactgccctagggggaaactgaggcacccccacactattcagaggaaacatgaagAACAGTCCCGCTGCGTCACACCCCCtccggcgggggtggggggtgtaccCCGGCTCAGAGACGCTTGTTCCTCCGCGGGTCCGGCTGAGCCACTGGGAAGTGAAAAAAGGGGAACTGGAGCAGCTAATTATAGtgcagctcctcccccccagctccagcatccctcccccccaagttcccatgccccccctgcagcccccccacccaattATGCAGGCCCCATGGATTCCCCCATGtcctccagcccccctgcaccctacaagcccctgcagcccccatcccccaaatgacacctggccctgcaccccagtgcctgccccccagctgcgggggcagggggcggccAGGAAGCTCTGACCACAGGGCTGGCAGTAGAGGGGAAGTGACTGGTCTGCTCTGGGCCCAATTGCccaatttctcccccccccacccgcctccctcagtttcctcctcgCAGTTTTGCAACCGGCTCCCACGTCCTGTTCTCCAGCTTGTGTCCAGCCCCCACCCTGGTcagagggtgctgggcagggtgGCCGGAGCTCCGGGCAGCCAGAGGCCCAGCCCCGCGCACCCCAGAGATGCTGCTGCCACCGGGacacccagccctgctgctcctggcggGGATCCTGCTTGCAGGTGGGCGTGTTCGGCCGGCACCGAATTCCCAGGGCGGGGGCCCATCTGCCCAGGCCTCCCGGCTTCCCCAGGGCACATCTGCCCCAGCCTCCCGACTTCCCCAGGGGCTCATCTCCCCTGACCTCCCAGCTTCCCCAGGGGCCCATCTGCCCAGGCCTCCCGGCTTCCCAGGGGCCCATCTCCCCTGACctcccggcttccccaggggcccATCTCCCCTGGTCCCCTGGCTTCTCCAGGGGCTTCCCCAGGGGCCCATCTCCCCTGACctccggcttccccaggggcccatgtgccccagcctcccgACTTCCCCATGGGCCCATCTCCCCTGACCTCCCGGCTTCCCAGGGGCCCATCTCCCTGGTCCCCTGGCTTTCTCCAGGGGCTTCCCCAAGGGCCCATCTCCCCTGACctcccggcttccccaggggcccATCTCCCCTGACctcccggcttccccaggggcccatctcctccagcctcctggcttccccaggggctCATCTCCTCCAGCCTCCTGACTTTCCCAGGGGCCCATCTCCTCCGGCCTCCTGACTTCCCCAGGGGCCCATCTCCTCCAGCCtccccggcttccccaggggctTCCCCAGGGGCCCATCTCctccggcttccccaggggctcctctcccctggTCTCCTGGCTTCTCCAGGGGCTTCCCCAGGGGCCCATCTCCTCCGGCCTCCCGGCTTCCCCCAAGGGCCCATCTTCCCCGGCctcccggcttccccaggggctcctctcccctggTCCCTGGCTTCTCCAGGGGCTTCCCCAAGGGCCCATCTCCCCCGGCCTCCCGGCTTCTTCAGGGGACCATCGGCCCCTGGCCTCCCGACTTCCCCAGCGGCCCATCCTGCCCCGGCctcccggcttccccaggggctcATCTCCCCTGACCTCCTGGCTTCCCAGAGGCTTCCGCAGGGGCCCATCTCCCCCAGCCTCCCGACTTCCCCAGGGGCCCATCTGCCCCAGCCTCCCGACTTCCCCATGGCCCATCTCCCCTGACCTCCCAACTTCCCCAAGGGCCCATCTCCCCTGACCTCCCAACTTCCCCAGGGGCCCATCTCCCCTGACctcccggcttccccaggggcccATCTCCCCCGGCCTcccggcttccccaggagctCATTTCCCCCTGGTCTTCTGGCTTCTCCAGGGGCCCATCTCCCCCCGGCCTCTCAAACCCCTGCAGAAGGAGCCAGCTAGCCGTGGCTCTGATCTGGGACAGGGCCCAGCACTGGCTGCTTGGCACGATGGGGACCCGGTGGCAGCCCCCAGGCACGACCACGATACCAACAACTAATAATAAATCCTGCCTTCACTATTGCCCAGGTCGGGGGGGTCCCCTCTGCGCCCTGCTGgctgcggctgggaccccgggCCGGCCGCGGTGACGGGATTGTGTCTCTGGGGGTCTTTGCAGCGGCTGCTCAGGATCCCCGGTACCAGATAACCCAGCCCGAGTCCCTGTCGGCGCCGGCCGGGGGCTCCGTCACCCTGCCCTGCACTTCACCTACCCCCCGAGATCGAGCCGCTGCGGGACCTCCGGGTTTACTGGAGACTCGGGTTCCACGGCCAGTTTATCTACAATCACACCGAGGGGTTCACCCGCCCGGATTACGGGGGCCGCATCGTCCTGGTCGGGTACCCGCGGGGGGAGCCGAACGGCCTCGATCTGCATCGACCGGCTGCCGGGAGTTGGACGCCGGAGAGTACGTCTGCCACCTCAGGGTGCGGAAGAACGACGGCCAATGGGAGCAATGGCGCGGTCACCCTGGGACCCACCTGATGGTGACAGGTGCCCCCCCATGCCCCTGGCTTCCCCCATCTTGCCTGCTCCTACCCCAGCTTCACACCCTCCTGTGCCCTGGcaaatcccccaccccacccccagccctgagactcTCTGTGCGTTCCTGGCTCCCTGCGTGCTGCACCCCGAATGCACGGCACCCCATGGCTGGAGCTCAGGGGCTCCCCCACCGAGATCCCTTCCCATCCCTGGCTGCGTCCTTGCTCCGTCCACCTGGGCGTCCCGTTTCCTGGGCCGGCCCCTGGCCCcgtcctgcagcagctgggcgTGTCGGTGAGTGAATGCGTGTGCCAGCACGAGTGTCTGGGGTCTGCATGAGCCtgtctgtgtgtgcgcgcaaATGGGTCTCAGAGCTTGACACCAGTGCGTGTGCGTGAATGTGTTTGTGTAAATGAGTGTGTGGGAACGTGTCAGAGCCACAGCATCGGCGAGTGTGCAAGTGTGAGTGTGCGTGTGCAAACGTGCATGTTTCAAAAGGCGCATGTGTCTGGGCAGGGCGTGGGGTGTGAGCTTGGCTGAGGGTGTCTGGGCGTGGAAAGCACAAGCGTGTGAGCGTacgagtgtgtgtgtgcgagatGGCGTGCGTCCTTGGCGCGGGGTCTCCGCGGGAGGGCACGGTGTCCACGGACACGCTGCCCACGCTCGCACACCTGGGGTGCCCGCCAAACCTGCGAGAGccagagcgtgtgtgtgtgcgagtgTGTCCCCCTGGCTGTGCACACACGTGGGCGAGAGGCCACGCCTTGACCTAACACCCCCCCTTGGTCTCACTCCCAGACGAAGCCTCGACGACGCACACCCCCTGCACGGAGCGGACGACGGCCCAAGGCGCGACGCAGCGGCCAGCCGGGCAGGGGCCAGCCGAGCAGGGGCCAGCTGAGCAGGGGCCAGCCCCGGTGATTGGGGGGCGCTGGCGGGGGCCGTCCTGCTGGCCGGGATCATCGGACTGGCTGTGTACGGCGCCCGGAAGAGACCAGGTACCGGAACCCCTGGGGGAGCggctgggcgggggggacatGCACCCGCCCACCCAAGGGAGCCGCCGGGTACTCGCCCAAGGCATTGTGGGAAATTCCCCGGGAGGCGCAGGGATGGGAGCGGTGGGAGGAGCCAAAGCCTGCGCCGGGCGTGTCCGGCACGTGTGTGCGGACCCTGCCGGGCGTGTGACACGGGCAGGAAGGTGTGAGCCGAACCAGAATGCACTGCTCCTGCTGCGGCATCATGGGCTACAAAGAGTGACTTCCGATCATCTCACCTACCCCCTCGATctatcccacccaccccctctatcatctatctatctctatcccatccaccccctctatctatctctctatctatccatccccacccaccccctcattccatccatccccagacaccccctctatctatctatctatcctatctatctatctatctatctatccccatccacccatccatctatctctctatctatccatccccacccaccccctctatccatccatccccagacaacccttctatctatctatctatctatctatctatctatccccatccaccccctctatctcccaccccttccatctatctctctatctatccatccacccaccccctctatccatccatccccagacacccccctctatctatctttatctatctatctatctatctatctatccccatccacccatccatctatctctctatctatccatccccacccaccccctctatccatccatccccaccgaccccctctatctatctatctatcccacccaccccatctatctatctatctatctatctacatctatctatctatccccacccaccccctctatctatctatctatctatctatctatctatctatctatctatctatctatctatccccacccaccccttctatctatctatctatctatctatcatctatctatctatcccccacccaccccactatctatctatctaatctatctatcttccccacccaccccatctatctatctatctatctatctatctatctatccccacccaccccatctatctatctatcttctatctatctatctatctatccccacccacccatctatctatctatctatctatctatctatctatcatctatctatccccacccaccccctctatccatccatccccagacaccccttctatctatctatctatctatctattctatctatccccatccaccccctcctatctctctatccccatccaccccttctatctatctctctatctatccatccccacccacccctctatccatccatccccagacaccccctctatctatcatctgtctatctatctatcatccccatccacccatccatctatctctctatctatccatcccccccaccccctctatccatccatccccaccgaccccctctatctatctatctatccccacccaccccatctatctatctatctatctatctatctatctatctatccccacccaccccctctatctatctatctatctatctatctatctatctatctatctatctatctatctatcc from Natator depressus isolate rNatDep1 chromosome 28, rNatDep2.hap1, whole genome shotgun sequence includes these protein-coding regions:
- the PILRB gene encoding LOW QUALITY PROTEIN: paired immunoglobulin-like type 2 receptor beta (The sequence of the model RefSeq protein was modified relative to this genomic sequence to represent the inferred CDS: inserted 1 base in 1 codon; deleted 1 base in 1 codon), with the protein product MSGELLMLMLLSLAGAAAQDAGYQVTQPESLSAPAGGSVTLPCNFTYPREIEPLRDLRVYWRLGFHGQFIYNHTEGFTHPDYGGRVVLVGDPRGSQTASIHIDRLRESDAGEYVCHLRVRKNXGQWEQWRGSPGTHLTVTAPSPTDSTWHPEMVTTGTVGAGRTCPWCINTVHLVLIGLALVLSKAGICFVVFALGRQRGWGHGPQSVTGRVSGSDAPSVSGFKLTCLARSSPPGIPGE
- the LOC141978863 gene encoding LOW QUALITY PROTEIN: paired immunoglobulin-like type 2 receptor alpha (The sequence of the model RefSeq protein was modified relative to this genomic sequence to represent the inferred CDS: inserted 1 base in 1 codon); translation: MLLPPGHPALLLLAGILLAAAAQDPRYQITQPESLSAPAGGSVTLPCTSPTPRDRAAAGPPGLLETRVPRPVYLQSHRGVHPPGLRGPHRPGRVPAGGAERPRSASTGCRELDAGEYVCHLRVRKNDGQWEQWRGHPGTHLMVTDEASTTHTPCTERTTAQGATQRPAGQGPAEQGPAEQGPAPVIGGXLAGAVLLAGIIGLAVYGARKRPGARRKDPPARRAHGQSQGEGEYMDIGAGGQDLSPEPQRPPDPQDPGLLYAALAFTETGAAPRQPDPRGAPTGETLYSAVRVH